A DNA window from Thalassospiraceae bacterium LMO-JJ14 contains the following coding sequences:
- a CDS encoding undecaprenyl-diphosphate phosphatase: protein MPILHLVILAAVQGITEFLPISSSGHLVLAPMFLGWPDQGLMIDVAVHVGTLLAVVLYLYKDVGAMLAGIGRMLKGRRDPGARLFLLLVVGTIPVVGAGLALHHYAPNMFRDLQVIAWATIGFGILLWIADQVGMTVRRIEHLGVLDVFFIGLAQCLALIPGTSRSGITMTAARFIGMERPDAARFSMLLSIPTIIAAGTLSGIDIYQSGDVQLAADAFVAAGLSFIFALIAIALMMAWLRRASFTPFVVYRIVLGGFLLAVVYGAL from the coding sequence ATGCCGATCCTACATCTTGTCATTTTGGCCGCAGTTCAGGGCATTACGGAGTTTCTGCCGATCAGTTCGTCAGGACACCTTGTGCTGGCGCCGATGTTTCTCGGTTGGCCGGACCAGGGGCTGATGATCGATGTTGCCGTGCATGTCGGCACCCTGCTGGCGGTTGTGCTTTATCTGTACAAGGACGTCGGCGCCATGCTGGCCGGTATCGGCCGTATGCTGAAAGGCCGCCGTGACCCGGGGGCAAGGCTGTTTCTGCTTCTGGTCGTCGGCACCATCCCTGTGGTCGGTGCCGGTCTGGCGCTTCATCACTATGCGCCGAACATGTTTCGCGATTTGCAGGTCATTGCCTGGGCGACGATCGGCTTTGGGATTCTGCTTTGGATCGCCGATCAGGTCGGCATGACGGTGCGCCGGATTGAACATCTCGGCGTGCTGGACGTGTTTTTTATCGGTCTGGCACAGTGTCTGGCACTGATCCCCGGTACCAGCCGATCCGGTATTACCATGACAGCAGCCAGGTTTATCGGCATGGAGCGTCCCGATGCCGCCCGATTTTCCATGTTGTTATCTATACCGACAATCATTGCCGCCGGGACGTTGAGCGGTATCGACATCTATCAAAGCGGTGACGTGCAACTTGCCGCGGACGCTTTCGTTGCCGCCGGGTTGTCCTTCATCTTCGCGTTGATCGCCATTGCGCTGATGATGGCATGGTTGCGCCGCGCATCGTTCACACCGTTCGTGGTCTATCGGATTGTGCTGGGCGGCTTTCTGCTGGCTGTCGTTTACGGCGCTTTGTGA
- a CDS encoding sulfite exporter TauE/SafE family protein, giving the protein MTGYIFVLAAGLCAGGISAIVGTGASIILLPILILQFGPQQAVPIMAVAAVMGNIGKSLAWWRDIDWRAFWAYSVFGVPGAALGARTLLVLPASIVEIALGIFFLALIPMRRWMRVRDMHMPLWQLAIAGGVIGFLTGIVLSTGPLSIPAFGAVGLSKGALLSTEAVASLALMISKAATFQMLGALPWPQIVQGLIVGSSMIAGSFAAKRLVDRMSIHAFEHMLDVMLIIAAITMLWTGIAGG; this is encoded by the coding sequence GTGACCGGGTACATCTTCGTCCTGGCGGCTGGCCTATGCGCCGGTGGGATCAGCGCCATCGTCGGGACCGGTGCCTCGATCATCCTGTTGCCGATCCTGATCTTGCAGTTCGGCCCGCAACAGGCGGTGCCGATCATGGCCGTTGCCGCCGTCATGGGAAATATCGGCAAATCGCTGGCGTGGTGGCGTGACATCGACTGGCGCGCGTTTTGGGCATATTCCGTCTTCGGTGTGCCGGGGGCCGCACTGGGGGCGCGGACGCTTTTGGTGCTGCCCGCCAGCATCGTCGAGATTGCGCTTGGTATCTTCTTTCTGGCGCTTATCCCAATGCGCCGCTGGATGCGGGTTCGCGACATGCATATGCCGCTCTGGCAACTGGCAATCGCCGGCGGTGTGATCGGGTTTCTGACGGGGATCGTCTTGTCGACCGGGCCGCTCAGCATTCCTGCCTTCGGGGCCGTCGGCCTGTCCAAGGGCGCGCTGCTGTCGACCGAGGCTGTCGCCTCCCTGGCCCTGATGATTTCCAAGGCGGCGACGTTTCAGATGTTGGGGGCGTTGCCGTGGCCACAGATCGTGCAGGGCCTGATCGTCGGCTCATCGATGATCGCAGGCTCGTTCGCCGCAAAGCGCCTTGTCGACCGAATGAGCATTCATGCGTTCGAACACATGCTCGACGTGATGCTCATCATCGCCGCGATCACCATGTTGTGGACGGGGATTGCCGGCGGTTAA
- a CDS encoding glyoxylate/hydroxypyruvate reductase A, translating into MKFMFLSAADKAEAWRDAILTKFPDAGFDVWPDEIADKSSYDYAIVWRPPVGELKTFPNLKGILSLGAGVDGILSDTELPENVPVVRLVDRCLTEGMSEYVLYWVIHYHRRLGVYLNWTTGGTWKQMRQTDTRDRKVGFLGLGELGSDAAKKVAALGFDVAGWSRTEKHIEGITSYHGADGLTPFLNRTEILIVLLPLTESTRGIVNKETLAALPEGANIINCARGAHVVDEDLLAALDSGHINAATLDVFHVEPLPAGHPFWTHPKVTVTPHMASLTVPSSAADWMEENVKLIEAGKPPLNTVDIKKGY; encoded by the coding sequence ATGAAATTTATGTTCCTGTCTGCCGCCGACAAAGCCGAAGCCTGGCGTGACGCCATACTAACGAAATTCCCCGATGCCGGATTCGATGTCTGGCCGGATGAAATCGCCGACAAGTCCAGCTACGATTACGCCATTGTCTGGCGGCCGCCGGTGGGTGAGTTGAAGACATTTCCGAACCTGAAAGGAATTCTGTCGCTGGGCGCCGGTGTCGACGGCATTCTCAGCGATACCGAACTTCCCGAGAATGTGCCGGTGGTGCGCCTTGTCGACCGCTGCCTGACCGAGGGCATGAGCGAGTACGTACTTTACTGGGTTATTCATTATCACCGCCGCCTCGGCGTGTATCTGAATTGGACGACGGGCGGCACCTGGAAACAGATGCGCCAGACCGACACCCGCGACAGGAAAGTCGGCTTCCTGGGGCTGGGTGAGCTGGGCAGCGATGCCGCCAAGAAGGTCGCAGCCCTCGGCTTCGATGTCGCCGGCTGGTCGCGTACGGAAAAGCACATCGAGGGCATTACGTCTTACCATGGCGCGGACGGCCTAACGCCGTTCTTGAATCGGACGGAAATCCTGATCGTGCTGTTGCCGCTGACCGAATCGACGCGCGGCATCGTCAACAAGGAGACCCTGGCAGCCCTGCCCGAAGGCGCCAACATCATCAATTGCGCGCGCGGTGCGCATGTTGTCGATGAGGATTTGCTTGCGGCGCTCGACAGCGGTCATATCAACGCCGCCACGCTCGATGTGTTTCACGTCGAACCGCTACCCGCCGGTCATCCGTTCTGGACCCATCCCAAGGTCACGGTAACACCACATATGGCGTCCCTGACGGTGCCGTCGAGCGCAGCCGACTGGATGGAGGAAAACGTCAAGCTGATCGAAGCCGGCAAACCGCCGCTCAACACCGTCGATATCAAGAAAGGCTATTAA
- a CDS encoding ABC transporter ATP-binding protein — MSTILRVDNLHVSFGHGAREVKAVEGVSFDIEAGRTHALVGESGSGKSVSALSIMRLLPYPNAWHPAGSIDFTGDEIMAAPESFMRSIRGNRIAMIFQEPLNSLNPLHSIEKQISEVLLVHKHMTIEAARTRVIELLKLVGLEGATERLHALPHEFSGGQQQRIMIAMALANEPEILIADEPTTALDVTVQAQILKLLKDLQAELGMAMLLITHDLGIVRRMADTVSVMNSGKVVESGDAETVFTQPEHEYTRHLLAAEPKGRPDPAPGGESILKGDDVRVWFPIKRGVLRRTVGYIKAVDGISVDIRAGHTVGIVGESGSGKSTLGRALIRLERSTGEIAFQGSSVQGLSWGELRPLRRQMQIVFQDPYGSLSPRLSIGQIIEEGLIIHDLGDEDERRKMIDAALLEVGLEPAMRDRYPHEFSGGQRQRIAIARALVLKPRFIVLDEPTSALDMSVQAQIVELLRDLQKKHDLAYMFISHDLKVVRAMAHDVVVMKEGRVVEQGPAEQIFDNPQQPYTKALLAAALNLTADESGVVST; from the coding sequence ATGAGCACGATCCTCCGCGTCGATAATCTGCATGTTTCGTTCGGCCATGGCGCACGTGAGGTCAAGGCGGTCGAGGGCGTGTCGTTCGACATCGAAGCCGGACGCACGCATGCCCTGGTCGGCGAGTCGGGGTCCGGAAAGTCGGTATCCGCATTGTCGATCATGCGGCTACTGCCCTACCCCAACGCCTGGCATCCGGCGGGCAGCATCGATTTCACCGGCGACGAAATCATGGCGGCACCTGAAAGTTTTATGCGCTCCATCCGCGGCAATCGGATCGCGATGATCTTCCAAGAGCCGCTGAACAGCCTCAATCCGTTGCATTCCATCGAAAAGCAGATTTCCGAAGTGCTTCTGGTACACAAGCACATGACGATTGAGGCGGCGCGCACACGGGTTATCGAACTTCTCAAGCTGGTCGGGCTTGAAGGCGCCACGGAACGGCTTCACGCCCTGCCGCACGAATTCTCCGGTGGCCAGCAGCAGCGCATCATGATCGCCATGGCGCTCGCCAACGAACCGGAAATTCTTATCGCCGACGAGCCGACAACAGCGCTGGATGTGACGGTTCAGGCGCAAATCCTGAAGCTTCTGAAAGACCTTCAGGCCGAACTCGGCATGGCCATGCTGCTGATCACGCACGATCTCGGTATCGTCCGGCGCATGGCCGATACGGTGTCGGTCATGAACAGCGGCAAGGTCGTCGAAAGCGGCGATGCCGAGACCGTGTTCACCCAGCCCGAGCACGAATACACCCGGCACCTGCTTGCCGCCGAACCGAAGGGCCGCCCCGATCCGGCGCCCGGCGGCGAGAGTATCCTCAAAGGCGATGATGTCCGCGTCTGGTTTCCAATCAAACGGGGCGTGCTCCGCCGCACGGTCGGCTACATCAAGGCGGTCGACGGGATATCGGTGGATATCCGCGCCGGGCATACCGTCGGCATCGTCGGCGAGTCGGGTTCGGGCAAATCGACGCTCGGCCGCGCGTTGATCCGCCTGGAAAGATCAACCGGCGAGATCGCTTTTCAGGGATCGTCCGTACAGGGTTTGAGCTGGGGTGAACTACGCCCGCTCCGCCGTCAAATGCAGATCGTTTTTCAGGATCCTTACGGCTCGCTCAGCCCGCGCCTATCGATCGGCCAGATTATCGAGGAAGGGCTGATCATTCATGATCTCGGCGATGAGGATGAGCGTCGTAAGATGATCGATGCCGCGTTGCTCGAGGTCGGCCTGGAACCGGCCATGCGCGACCGCTATCCGCATGAATTTTCGGGCGGCCAGCGCCAACGCATCGCCATTGCCCGCGCCCTTGTTCTCAAACCCAGGTTTATCGTCCTCGATGAGCCGACCAGCGCGCTCGACATGTCGGTACAGGCGCAGATCGTCGAACTGCTGCGCGATTTGCAGAAAAAGCACGACCTCGCCTATATGTTCATCAGCCATGACCTGAAAGTCGTCCGTGCCATGGCGCATGATGTCGTGGTCATGAAAGAAGGCCGCGTTGTCGAACAGGGCCCCGCCGAACAGATATTCGATAACCCGCAGCAGCCCTATACCAAGGCGCTGCTAGCCGCCGCCCTTAACCTCACCGCCGACGAAAGCGGCGTGGTGAGCACCTAG
- a CDS encoding ABC transporter permease produces MHNFRTNRRGYISLWLFAMLFVVSMFAELLANDKPVFVWYDGGAYMPVFKEYAETEFGGEFQTEADYRDPFVRDLIVEKGWMMWPPVRFSYDTVNLNLPGPAPYGPTAENWLGTDDQGRDVLARTIYGFRISVVFGVLLTILSSIIGISIGAIQGYFGGWIDLIGQRFIEIWTSMPQLYLLIILASVFVPSFWLLLGLLLLFQWVSLVGVVRAEFLRARNFDYVRAARALGAGDLIIMFKHILPNAMVATLTLLPFILAGSVTILTSLDFLGFGLPPGSPSLGELLNQGKNNLHAPWLGITAFIILSLMLSLLVFIGEAVRDAFDPRKTFR; encoded by the coding sequence ATGCATAATTTCCGGACCAACCGGCGCGGCTATATCTCGCTGTGGCTTTTCGCCATGCTGTTTGTCGTCAGCATGTTTGCGGAACTGCTTGCCAACGATAAACCGGTTTTCGTCTGGTACGACGGCGGCGCCTATATGCCGGTCTTCAAGGAATATGCGGAAACCGAGTTCGGTGGTGAATTTCAGACCGAGGCCGATTACCGCGACCCGTTCGTTCGCGACCTGATTGTCGAAAAAGGCTGGATGATGTGGCCGCCGGTGCGGTTTTCATACGACACCGTCAATCTCAACCTGCCTGGCCCGGCACCCTATGGACCGACGGCTGAAAACTGGCTCGGCACGGACGATCAGGGCCGCGATGTGCTGGCGCGGACGATTTACGGGTTTCGCATCTCCGTTGTATTCGGGGTTCTGTTGACGATCCTGAGTTCCATCATCGGAATCTCCATCGGTGCCATTCAGGGTTATTTCGGCGGCTGGATCGATCTGATCGGGCAACGGTTTATCGAAATCTGGACCTCCATGCCGCAGTTGTATCTCCTGATCATCCTGGCCAGCGTTTTCGTGCCGAGCTTCTGGCTTTTGCTGGGGCTGTTGCTGCTGTTTCAATGGGTGTCGCTGGTCGGCGTGGTGCGCGCCGAATTTTTGCGGGCCCGCAATTTCGATTATGTGCGTGCCGCACGGGCGCTCGGCGCCGGCGATCTGATTATCATGTTCAAGCACATACTGCCCAACGCCATGGTGGCGACATTGACGCTTTTGCCGTTCATCCTCGCAGGCTCGGTAACGATCCTGACCAGTCTTGATTTTCTCGGTTTCGGATTGCCGCCCGGCTCGCCGTCGCTGGGCGAGCTCCTGAATCAGGGCAAGAACAACCTGCATGCACCATGGCTCGGCATCACGGCTTTCATTATACTTTCCCTGATGCTGTCGTTGCTGGTGTTTATCGGCGAGGCGGTGCGCGATGCCTTCGACCCGAGAAAGACCTTCCGATGA
- a CDS encoding microcin C ABC transporter permease YejB: MFAYIIRRLLFVPPTLFVIILINFAVVQVLPGGPVEQMISQIAGEAIDATGRVSGNVGSETSAGSGQQGGGTSSGSVESKYRGAQGLPPEFIKDLEKQFGLDKPAHERFFLMLKNYLVFDFGDSYFKDASVVELVLDKMPVSISLGLWTTLLVYLISIPLGVAKAVRDGSRFDVWTSGIVIIGNAIPGFLFAILLIVLFAGGRYYDLFPLRGLVSENFDELSTGAKIADYFWHMTLPILSMVIGGFAGLAMLTKNSFLEEINKQYVVTARSKGLTEKRVLYGHIFRNAMLIVIAGFPSAFIGILFTGSLITEIIFSLDGLGLLGFEAALNRDYPVMFATLYFFTLMGLVLGILGDVMYHIIDPRIDFESREA, encoded by the coding sequence ATGTTCGCATACATCATCCGCCGCCTGTTGTTCGTTCCGCCGACGCTGTTCGTGATCATTCTGATCAACTTCGCAGTGGTGCAGGTTCTGCCTGGCGGACCGGTGGAACAGATGATCTCGCAGATCGCCGGGGAAGCCATAGACGCCACCGGCCGTGTCAGCGGCAATGTCGGTTCGGAAACGTCGGCCGGAAGCGGGCAACAGGGTGGCGGCACGTCATCAGGCTCCGTTGAAAGCAAATACCGAGGCGCTCAGGGTCTGCCGCCTGAATTCATCAAGGATCTCGAAAAACAGTTCGGCCTCGACAAACCGGCGCACGAGAGATTCTTCCTGATGCTGAAGAACTATCTCGTGTTCGATTTCGGCGACAGTTATTTCAAGGATGCCAGCGTCGTCGAGTTGGTGCTCGACAAGATGCCGGTGTCGATTTCGCTGGGTCTGTGGACGACGTTGCTGGTTTATCTGATTTCGATCCCGCTCGGTGTTGCCAAGGCGGTACGTGACGGGTCCCGCTTCGATGTCTGGACATCGGGTATCGTTATCATCGGCAATGCGATTCCGGGCTTTTTGTTCGCCATCCTGCTGATCGTCCTGTTCGCGGGCGGGCGCTATTACGACCTGTTCCCGCTCAGGGGGCTGGTATCCGAAAACTTCGATGAGTTGTCGACCGGCGCAAAAATCGCCGATTACTTCTGGCACATGACACTGCCTATTCTGTCGATGGTCATCGGCGGCTTCGCCGGCTTGGCCATGCTGACCAAAAATTCTTTTCTGGAAGAAATCAACAAGCAGTACGTGGTCACGGCACGGTCCAAGGGGCTGACGGAAAAGCGCGTGCTGTACGGCCATATATTCCGGAACGCCATGCTGATCGTCATTGCCGGGTTTCCCAGCGCCTTTATCGGCATCCTGTTTACCGGTTCGCTGATTACCGAGATCATTTTCTCGCTCGATGGCCTTGGACTTCTCGGCTTCGAGGCGGCGCTCAACCGCGATTATCCTGTGATGTTCGCAACGCTGTATTTCTTCACGCTGATGGGCCTCGTGCTCGGTATTCTGGGCGACGTCATGTACCACATCATCGATCCCCGTATCGATTTCGAAAGCCGGGAGGCCTGA
- a CDS encoding extracellular solute-binding protein yields the protein MHSKSATPLLRFVTLAIVLLLASPLSAEEPQPQHGLAMHGDLKYGPAFTHFDYVNPNAPKGGEIRLGAIGGFDSLNPFIIKGNAAGGASFVYDTLLTSSADEAFSEYGQLAKTVRTPEDRSWVEFTLRDEARWHDGKPITADDVIFSFNILVEKGAPFYRFYYGSVARAVKLGPKTVRFEFKPGENRELPLILGQLPVLPKHYWETREFDSTTLEPPLGSGAYRVKSVEANRNIVLERVKDYWGQNLPVNVGQNNFDIIEFEYYRDAQVAIEAFTGGRFDFRQENSSKAWATAYDVPAVKKGQIKLEKFDHDRSSGMQGFGFNLRRDTFKDPKVREALAYAFDFEWSNKNLFYGQYTRTRSYFDNSELAATGLPSDAELKLLEPYRAQLPAEVFTKEYNPPKTDGSGNIRGNLRTASKLLRDAGWVIKDGVRVNEKTGKTLEFEVLLSSPLFERVVLPFAKNLEKLGVKARARTVETAQYRRRIDTFDYDMIVMNWGQSLSPGNEQRDFWGSASADQEGSRNSTGIKSLVIDALVEKLISAPDRQALITACHALDRVLQWQHLVIPHFHAGYDRIAYWDKFGQPKITPTRGTQFLSWWVDSKKAQALNAVRKGSN from the coding sequence ATGCATTCCAAGTCCGCGACCCCCCTGCTTCGTTTTGTGACGCTGGCGATCGTCCTTCTGCTGGCATCCCCGCTCTCGGCCGAGGAACCGCAGCCGCAGCACGGCCTGGCGATGCATGGTGATCTCAAGTACGGCCCGGCGTTCACGCATTTCGATTACGTCAACCCGAACGCGCCGAAGGGCGGCGAAATACGCCTTGGCGCCATCGGCGGCTTCGACAGCCTTAACCCGTTTATCATCAAGGGGAACGCCGCCGGCGGGGCATCATTCGTGTATGACACGCTTTTAACGTCGTCGGCCGACGAGGCGTTCAGCGAATATGGCCAGTTGGCGAAGACGGTGCGCACGCCCGAAGATCGCTCATGGGTCGAATTCACATTGCGCGACGAAGCACGTTGGCATGACGGCAAGCCGATCACCGCCGACGATGTCATTTTCAGCTTCAACATTCTCGTCGAAAAAGGCGCGCCTTTTTACCGGTTCTATTACGGCAGTGTCGCCCGAGCCGTGAAACTCGGCCCGAAAACCGTCCGCTTCGAATTCAAGCCCGGCGAAAATCGCGAGCTGCCGTTGATCCTCGGCCAATTGCCCGTGCTGCCGAAGCATTACTGGGAAACCCGCGAATTCGATTCGACGACGCTGGAGCCGCCGCTCGGCAGCGGCGCGTATCGCGTCAAGAGCGTTGAAGCCAACCGCAATATCGTCCTGGAGCGGGTAAAGGATTACTGGGGCCAGAATTTACCGGTCAACGTCGGCCAGAACAATTTCGATATAATCGAGTTCGAATATTACCGCGATGCGCAGGTCGCCATAGAAGCCTTCACCGGCGGGCGATTTGATTTCCGCCAGGAAAACTCATCCAAGGCCTGGGCCACCGCCTATGACGTCCCCGCCGTCAAAAAAGGCCAGATCAAGCTGGAAAAATTCGATCATGACCGTTCTTCGGGCATGCAGGGTTTCGGCTTCAATCTGCGCCGTGACACCTTCAAGGACCCAAAAGTCCGCGAAGCCCTCGCCTACGCCTTTGATTTCGAATGGTCGAACAAAAATCTGTTTTACGGGCAATACACCCGGACCCGCAGTTACTTCGACAATTCCGAACTCGCCGCAACGGGCCTGCCGTCCGATGCCGAACTGAAATTGCTGGAACCTTATCGCGCTCAGTTGCCTGCGGAAGTTTTCACCAAGGAATACAACCCACCCAAAACCGACGGATCGGGAAATATCCGTGGCAACCTGAGGACTGCATCCAAGCTGCTCAGGGATGCCGGCTGGGTCATCAAGGACGGTGTCCGGGTTAACGAGAAAACCGGCAAGACACTGGAGTTTGAAGTTCTGCTATCAAGCCCGCTTTTCGAACGCGTCGTTCTTCCGTTCGCCAAGAACCTTGAAAAACTCGGCGTCAAAGCCCGCGCGCGCACTGTCGAAACGGCACAGTACCGCCGTCGCATCGATACCTTCGATTACGATATGATCGTCATGAACTGGGGGCAGTCCTTGTCGCCCGGCAATGAGCAGCGTGATTTCTGGGGCAGCGCCTCAGCCGATCAGGAAGGCAGCCGCAATTCGACCGGCATTAAAAGCCTGGTTATCGATGCGCTGGTCGAAAAGCTGATTTCGGCACCCGACCGTCAGGCCTTGATCACCGCCTGCCACGCGCTCGACCGTGTCCTGCAGTGGCAGCATCTGGTGATCCCGCATTTCCATGCCGGTTACGACCGGATCGCGTATTGGGACAAATTCGGTCAGCCGAAAATCACCCCGACACGCGGCACGCAATTCCTGAGCTGGTGGGTCGATTCCAAAAAAGCCCAAGCCCTCAATGCCGTACGCAAGGGGTCGAATTGA
- a CDS encoding inositol monophosphatase family protein, translated as MSPAADIPADIDDILDLAGRLADAARPGILRHYRSGIGHIAKGDESPVTEADRAAERIMRDMIAAERPDDGIFGEEFGVTNPDADTVWILDPIDGTKAFITGKPVFGILIGVVRHGRAIAGVTDGPATGDRWIGGIGRETLFNGLPVTTRKGRSLDQAWLTATSPEMFTGDHKARFAALMDAAHYTTFGSECQGYGQMACGWVDLVCEDTLAPYDYAALIPIIEGAGGIITDWSGNPLGFEAGEDAKKHAVIAAADKTLHEAAVKILSK; from the coding sequence ATGAGCCCCGCGGCGGACATTCCCGCCGATATCGATGATATCCTGGACCTTGCCGGCCGCCTCGCGGATGCGGCAAGGCCGGGCATTCTCCGTCATTATCGTAGCGGCATCGGCCATATCGCCAAGGGTGACGAAAGCCCGGTGACGGAAGCCGACCGTGCGGCCGAACGCATCATGCGTGACATGATCGCCGCCGAACGCCCCGATGACGGTATTTTCGGCGAAGAATTCGGCGTTACCAACCCGGATGCGGATACCGTCTGGATCCTCGACCCCATTGACGGCACCAAGGCCTTCATCACCGGCAAGCCGGTATTCGGCATTCTGATCGGTGTCGTCAGGCATGGCCGCGCTATCGCCGGTGTCACCGACGGTCCGGCGACGGGCGACCGGTGGATCGGCGGCATCGGACGCGAAACCCTTTTCAATGGCTTGCCCGTGACCACCCGGAAAGGCCGCAGCCTGGATCAGGCCTGGTTGACGGCAACGTCACCGGAAATGTTCACGGGCGACCACAAGGCGCGGTTCGCTGCCCTGATGGACGCCGCGCATTACACCACCTTCGGTTCCGAATGCCAGGGCTACGGCCAGATGGCCTGCGGCTGGGTCGATCTGGTCTGTGAAGACACGCTCGCACCGTACGATTATGCAGCCCTGATCCCGATCATCGAGGGGGCGGGCGGCATCATAACCGACTGGTCCGGCAACCCGCTCGGCTTTGAAGCCGGTGAGGACGCCAAGAAACATGCCGTTATCGCCGCTGCCGACAAGACGCTGCACGAAGCCGCCGTCAAGATCCTCAGCAAATGA
- a CDS encoding cytochrome c family protein translates to MHFSFWEKSGFAVLMAAWVIWGSNQIGNMLVHADELQEDAYKIEVADSGGADKAAGAEKAPEVSAIELLASASTDKGAKVFKKCAGCHTIEKGGADKVGPHLYGVLGREKGKVGGFAYSDTLAGMGGTWSYEDMDHFLKSPRDFISGTKMTFAGLKKASDRAAVILYMRENNDNPPPLP, encoded by the coding sequence ATGCACTTCTCGTTTTGGGAAAAGTCCGGTTTCGCCGTTCTTATGGCAGCCTGGGTCATTTGGGGCAGCAATCAGATCGGGAACATGCTTGTTCACGCCGATGAATTGCAAGAAGACGCCTACAAGATCGAGGTCGCGGATTCCGGCGGCGCCGATAAGGCCGCAGGTGCCGAAAAGGCCCCTGAGGTAAGCGCCATTGAATTGCTTGCGTCGGCTTCGACTGACAAGGGTGCCAAAGTCTTCAAGAAGTGCGCCGGTTGCCACACCATTGAAAAAGGCGGCGCCGACAAGGTCGGTCCTCACCTTTATGGTGTGCTTGGCCGCGAAAAAGGCAAAGTCGGCGGCTTCGCCTACTCCGATACGCTGGCCGGCATGGGCGGCACGTGGTCTTACGAAGACATGGACCACTTCCTGAAAAGCCCGCGTGATTTCATTTCGGGCACCAAGATGACCTTTGCGGGGCTCAAGAAAGCCTCCGACCGGGCCGCGGTGATCCTGTACATGCGTGAAAACAACGACAATCCGCCGCCGCTGCCATGA
- a CDS encoding 3-deoxy-manno-octulosonate cytidylyltransferase, translated as MNPIIIIPARLASTRLPGKPLADIHGKPMICHVLDRAREAACGPVLCAAAENEIIAAVEAAGFDAVLTDPDHPSGSDRIWEALRLLDPDETYDVVVNLQGDLPTLDPQLVKDVIEPLRNPEVDIATLVSAITDPGERINPNVVKCVTAFDQGHNRARALYFTRAEAPAGDGPLWHHIGIYAYRRDALRRFVSMPPGNLEQREKLEQLRALEAGMRIDAVRVDTVPLGVDTPADLERARDILQR; from the coding sequence ATGAACCCGATTATTATTATCCCGGCCCGGCTCGCCTCGACCCGGCTGCCCGGCAAGCCCCTGGCGGACATTCACGGCAAACCGATGATCTGCCATGTCCTGGACCGTGCCCGCGAAGCGGCATGCGGACCGGTTCTGTGCGCAGCGGCCGAAAACGAGATTATTGCAGCGGTCGAAGCGGCGGGATTCGACGCGGTGCTTACCGACCCGGACCATCCGTCCGGATCGGATCGCATCTGGGAGGCCCTTAGGTTGCTGGACCCGGACGAGACATACGATGTAGTGGTCAACCTGCAAGGCGACCTGCCGACGCTGGACCCGCAACTGGTCAAGGATGTCATTGAACCGTTGCGCAATCCGGAGGTCGATATCGCGACGCTTGTTTCGGCGATCACCGATCCCGGGGAAAGAATCAATCCCAACGTCGTCAAATGCGTGACGGCCTTCGATCAGGGCCATAACCGGGCGCGGGCGCTGTACTTTACACGCGCCGAGGCCCCTGCCGGCGACGGTCCCCTGTGGCACCACATCGGCATATACGCCTACAGGCGCGATGCGCTGCGCCGGTTTGTCTCGATGCCGCCGGGAAATCTTGAACAGCGTGAGAAACTCGAACAACTGCGCGCACTGGAAGCCGGCATGCGGATCGATGCGGTCCGCGTTGACACGGTTCCGCTCGGTGTCGATACTCCCGCCGACCTTGAACGCGCACGAGATATTCTGCAGCGTTGA